The Bacteroidia bacterium genome segment AAGAAGAAGATTCGGCTAAAGAAAAATCATTTGAATCAAATTTCAGCTTTTCTAAATTATGCCCTTCATTGCAGATGAATCCGCAAGCATCGCAGTATGAAAGAATTATATCACTTCTTGAAACCATAGAGGCTCGCTTTGGTGAAGGACTAAAAACACCACTCTGAGTAGGGATTTGTGGAAGACGGAAGAAAGGATTGGCTTTATTTTTGCCACATAATGAACACATAGGGGAAATAGAGTCTTCCTGAGAAACTATTCTTATATTTTTAGTAGTCATGTCAAAAATGAAATCAAAATCCTAGGAGGTCTCCTTGTGATAAAATATTTGGGAAAGCCAGAAAAATAAAGTTTATAGTCTAAGTCGCAGATATGTTAAAAAAGGCTGCCAGTTATTGATAAAGAATCAATATTTATTTCAGTTCACGTTTCATAAATTATGGAGACTTTTAACAAACTATATAGAATGTGAGTACAGATCAATCGAATATTGAGGCCCTAATCAAAGGATGTAAACTAGGTGATAAAACTTCACAGGAAAGTTTATATAAACTCTATTATGGATATGCTATGGGTATAGCTCTGCGATATAGTGGTTCTCGGGAGGAAGCAATGGAAATACTTAATGATGGATTTTTAAAAGTATTTGTTCAGTTGCAAAAAGGAAGTCAGGTAACTTCATTCAAAGCTTGGTTGAGACGGATTTTGATAAACACTTCGGTCGATCGGTTCAGAAAAGAGAAAAACAAAATAAAAACAGTTGAAATTGTGTATGCTTCATCTAATAAGGATTCATATTCAATTTTAGATTATCTTTCAGAACAGGAAATCATTAATTTTATCCAACGACTTAGTCCAGGATATCGAATTGTATTCAATTTATTTGTATTGGAAGGATATTCTCATAAAGAAATATCTAAGAAGCTCGGTATTGCAGTAAGTACCTCTAAAGCTAACTTGAGTAAGGCTAAAGCAAGTCTGAGGAAACTTCTCCCCCAGCTAGCCCCAGAAAGATTTGAACAATATGGATGAACAAAATATAGAGAGTAGGCTCCGAGATAGATTTGAGGTTTATGAAGATCCTACCTATGATGAGGAAAACTGGGAAAAATTATCCCGTACACTTGGCACATTGTCAGACGCACCCAAGAGCCCTTTTTATTTTTCACCCAATATGTTAAAGATGGGTGTTGCTCTGCTTCTTTTTTCTAATCTGATTCTTATTGGCTTTCTGTTAAAACAAAACAAGCAAATCGAAGATTTAGTAGCGGTTCAAAGTAATACAAACGGGAATCATACACCTACTCTGAAGAATG includes the following:
- a CDS encoding sigma-70 family RNA polymerase sigma factor — encoded protein: MSTDQSNIEALIKGCKLGDKTSQESLYKLYYGYAMGIALRYSGSREEAMEILNDGFLKVFVQLQKGSQVTSFKAWLRRILINTSVDRFRKEKNKIKTVEIVYASSNKDSYSILDYLSEQEIINFIQRLSPGYRIVFNLFVLEGYSHKEISKKLGIAVSTSKANLSKAKASLRKLLPQLAPERFEQYG